One genomic window of Peromyscus maniculatus bairdii isolate BWxNUB_F1_BW_parent chromosome 2, HU_Pman_BW_mat_3.1, whole genome shotgun sequence includes the following:
- the Fabp4 gene encoding fatty acid-binding protein, adipocyte, giving the protein MCDAFVGTWKLVSSENFDDYMKEVGVGFATRKVAGMAKPNMIISVNGDVITIRSESTFKNTEISFKLGQEFDEITADDRKVKSIITLDGGVLVQVQRWDGKSTTIKRKREDDKLVVECVMKGVTSTRTYERA; this is encoded by the exons ATGTGTGATGCCTTTGTGGGAACCTGGAAACTCGTCTCCAGTGAAAACTTCGATGATTACATGAAAGAAGTGG GAGTGGGCTTTGCCACCAGGAAAGTGGCCGGCATGGCCAAGCCCAACATGATCATCAGTGTGAATGGAGACGTGATCACCATCCGATCAGAGAGCACTTTTAAAAACACTGAGATTTCCTTCAAACTGGGCCAGGAGTTTGATGAAATCACCGCAGATGACAGGAAAGTGAAG AGCATCATAACCCTAGATGGCGGGGTCCTGGTACAGGTGCAGAGGTGGGATGGAAAGTCGACCACCATCAAGAGAAAACGAGAGGATGACAAGCTGGTGGTG GAATGTGTCATGAAAGGCGTCACTTCTACCAGAACTTATGAAAGAGCGTGA